The following are from one region of the Gloeomargarita lithophora Alchichica-D10 genome:
- a CDS encoding two-partner secretion domain-containing protein: MIQQESATKLNINQSTDRAVINWNSFSIGAPEWVNFQQPSSTSATLNRVTGNTPSSIAGKLTANGQIFLINPNGIMFLPTARVDVAGLVASTLNIKDSDFMRGVLRFEQMSGKAPASVVNQGLITVKEAGFAALVAPAVQNSGVISARLGKVVLASGTTVSLDFYGDGLLSVTVDPKLAGQITDIYGNKLNSLIDNQGNITAPGGIVTLTAQAAGQIVDSVINTSGIIEAKYAENRNGVIVLSGGSQGIVAVNGELNVSGERGGKVEITGENVGLFGAAKIDASGDKAGGLILIGGDYLGGRADKQRIDPSLNAQNTFVSSQSILTADARIAGNGGEVIIWADNFTRFDGTITATGDNGGFVETSGKNILEIGDSAKVDTTGKIGSTGTWLLDPLNLSISGSGTNANVTGASPFTPTGTGSILRDTTINNALLTNNVVVKTVGTSGADRGDIIFNNNANVNWSTNKTFTVQAAGQIFMNDGTKVQSTNTGSFNAITFKANTADAVTGDMTGIDLQQGSELSTQGGKISLTGIGGQTGNSNFGILHKAVVQSTTGSITYKGTGGKGVNSNYGVYLLNPIATTGAKIASTTGVISITGTGRGTGQENIGIVQELGAQVSSTSGAITYIGKGATTGTDFNRGIILTNENTTISTTTGAITLTGTGGGTGQQNQGIFQTAQAQVSTQGGNITYTGTGSNGSGTSNTGIVLADDGTKISTINAGKITLTGTGGTNATASKNRGIFQVAGAQVSTVNGAISYTGTGGNATNNNYGIHLEGVDSSITTTGTGTITLTGKGQGTGTENYGILQRSDAKVTTANSIITYKGTGAVTADGIRTESGTNIIGNNTTKSIVLTSLKNGITLNDVTIQTKENIIITSPGDVTQNNNGGLLAITANKGLQLNGAGNYTLTNVNNDIATLAAKNTGNISFQDTNGFVVGTVGTITGITTATTKNITLTSGGEVTQTQKIVTGGLELTGTGGTYTLTNTGNNIVTLAADTQNNLSFTDRNGLIIGTVGTTNGITATNKNVTLTVNAGTLTQTKAITASGLELKGNGTFTLTNANNDVTTLAANVGNPLSFTDQNTLTIGTVNTTNGITTSNDAVTLKTGDLLTINKAIAVGNQKVSIESAGVTQGTDGKITGSGLRLLGTGTFNLNNTANNIALLAANVTGSLTYVDANVMAIDTVLGTTGVKTNNNSINISTVNGNLTLSNLTGNKVDAGTGTVNLTAGGNSIFTNNAKASVIGSGGVTITANRMTLNTGSTINSGINITTLQPNTAGRLINLGGADVAATTLGLTSAELNTVTAGTLRVGKNDAGNITVSAAIAPAGTNTLTLITNGTVTQNAGATITETNLAIKAGGNITLNQNNQITNFAASTTGNVTLNDLGGLNVDTIDGVNGLVTTPVNVDLKTTGNITQSAGADIITSGLTTLDAGTGNITLNNTSNNFTNLKIANSNNAVFTNLIGLNIQGINTTGDVTINPGGAVTQTGAIIANTLNLQSPGFGYTLDNASNNIVTLNSNNTGTITYTDVNDFSVGNLTTNNANVTLNAPNVNAITFTGNVNVSTGNLAVTSGTINQTGGSIIVNGTANFTSTKANTGNVIAKNTTATQLGNSVIGGDFTLTSTGNVTQSGSLKVAGITTITAPNGLSDLTDPGNLLPSVFSPATGDLTVTGIGTVDLPTKSITGDLTVTSNATGSGFASIFSDSAIQLNQNNNFTGTVSFNTQTAAIGSLSGTPAITQSGVQTVGGTSTFNAVNGTIDLNLNNQLTGAVTLNTGVGGGNITFKNDQAIVITGATTAANLNIVTNGNLTQIGTITAGGISTFNAGTNDITLNLGNDFNTLELIGNNAKITDTNGFVITGANITNILSLTAGDTVTQSGAINANGLALLGSGKFTLNNPGNTITTIAADTKNDISFVNSKTLTVGTVNPTGITTTGTVLLQALQGDIILDNSVTSTATKNAITLVADDDFINNAGKAALSAVNGRWLVYATSPQDNKNGGLTGAEQFNTPFPQPALFIGNGFLYRDKAPFVPGLPNELNEPITFTLNFNDREWRDLTEFSEQSALVESLVCTSDTALANASDATLIILDRSINPLAFTQRVFFANDGLPSCDAGNQASN, encoded by the coding sequence GTGATTCAGCAGGAGAGTGCCACAAAACTTAATATCAACCAATCTACGGATAGGGCGGTTATTAACTGGAATAGTTTTAGTATTGGGGCGCCGGAGTGGGTGAATTTTCAACAACCCAGTAGTACATCAGCGACGCTTAATCGGGTCACGGGGAATACGCCTTCCAGTATTGCAGGTAAGTTGACGGCCAATGGGCAAATCTTTTTGATTAACCCGAATGGGATCATGTTTTTACCCACCGCGCGGGTGGATGTGGCGGGGTTGGTGGCGAGTACGTTGAATATCAAAGATAGTGATTTCATGCGGGGTGTTTTACGCTTTGAACAAATGTCGGGTAAAGCACCTGCCAGTGTAGTCAATCAGGGGTTAATCACAGTAAAAGAAGCCGGTTTTGCGGCTTTAGTCGCTCCGGCGGTGCAAAATAGCGGCGTAATTTCGGCTCGCTTGGGGAAGGTAGTTTTAGCTTCAGGGACAACGGTGAGTTTAGATTTTTATGGGGATGGGTTGCTGAGTGTAACAGTTGACCCCAAATTAGCGGGACAAATCACGGATATTTATGGGAATAAGCTAAATTCTTTAATTGATAATCAAGGCAATATCACGGCACCGGGAGGCATTGTTACCTTAACGGCTCAAGCGGCTGGTCAGATTGTGGATAGTGTGATTAACACTTCTGGCATTATCGAAGCGAAGTACGCCGAAAATCGCAATGGCGTGATTGTTTTATCGGGGGGTTCCCAGGGTATTGTGGCGGTGAATGGGGAATTAAATGTATCGGGAGAACGGGGCGGTAAGGTTGAAATTACAGGCGAAAATGTTGGCTTATTTGGTGCGGCGAAAATTGATGCTTCTGGAGACAAAGCGGGCGGTCTAATTTTGATTGGTGGGGATTACTTAGGGGGCAGAGCCGATAAGCAGAGAATTGACCCCAGTTTGAATGCCCAAAATACGTTTGTGAGTAGTCAAAGCATTCTTACCGCCGATGCGAGAATTGCTGGTAATGGCGGGGAAGTTATCATTTGGGCGGACAATTTCACCCGTTTTGATGGCACAATTACTGCTACTGGGGACAATGGCGGTTTTGTGGAAACTTCCGGCAAGAACATATTAGAAATTGGTGATAGTGCCAAGGTAGATACCACAGGCAAAATTGGTAGTACCGGAACGTGGTTACTCGATCCTTTGAATTTAAGTATTAGTGGCTCAGGTACGAATGCTAATGTCACCGGGGCAAGCCCTTTCACCCCTACAGGAACCGGGTCAATTTTACGAGATACCACGATTAACAATGCCCTACTCACCAATAATGTAGTCGTGAAAACCGTGGGTACGAGTGGGGCAGATCGAGGCGATATTATATTTAATAACAATGCCAACGTGAATTGGTCAACCAATAAAACCTTTACGGTTCAGGCCGCCGGACAGATTTTTATGAACGATGGCACCAAGGTTCAAAGCACCAATACGGGCAGTTTTAATGCCATTACTTTTAAAGCTAATACTGCCGATGCGGTCACGGGTGATATGACTGGCATTGATTTGCAACAGGGCAGTGAATTGAGTACCCAAGGGGGTAAAATTTCTCTCACTGGTATTGGGGGACAAACGGGGAATTCTAATTTCGGGATTTTGCATAAGGCAGTGGTTCAAAGCACCACCGGTAGTATTACTTATAAGGGCACTGGGGGCAAAGGAGTTAATAGTAATTATGGGGTTTATTTGCTGAATCCCATAGCAACAACTGGCGCAAAAATTGCCAGCACCACGGGAGTGATTAGTATTACCGGCACTGGACGGGGTACAGGTCAAGAAAACATAGGTATTGTCCAGGAATTAGGTGCCCAAGTCAGTAGTACATCGGGGGCAATTACCTACATTGGTAAGGGTGCAACTACTGGTACTGACTTCAATCGGGGGATTATACTTACTAACGAAAATACAACTATTAGTACAACAACTGGAGCAATCACCCTCACAGGTACCGGTGGGGGCACTGGCCAGCAAAACCAGGGAATTTTTCAAACTGCCCAGGCGCAAGTCAGCACCCAAGGCGGCAATATCACCTATACGGGAACTGGGTCTAATGGTTCTGGTACTAGCAATACGGGGATTGTTCTCGCTGATGACGGCACCAAAATTAGCACGATCAACGCTGGAAAAATCACTTTAACGGGCACCGGTGGCACCAATGCTACTGCGTCTAAAAACCGAGGAATTTTTCAAGTGGCGGGTGCCCAGGTCAGTACAGTCAATGGGGCGATTAGTTACACCGGCACCGGGGGCAATGCCACTAACAATAACTATGGGATTCATTTAGAGGGGGTTGATAGTTCTATTACCACAACCGGCACAGGAACTATCACGCTTACGGGTAAAGGACAAGGCACGGGGACTGAAAACTACGGCATTTTGCAACGATCAGATGCCAAAGTCACAACCGCTAATAGTATCATTACCTACAAAGGAACCGGTGCGGTTACAGCCGATGGGATTCGGACTGAATCGGGTACTAATATCATTGGGAATAATACCACCAAAAGTATCGTCTTAACTTCCTTGAAAAATGGCATTACCTTAAATGATGTCACGATTCAAACCAAAGAAAATATCATTATTACTTCCCCCGGCGATGTCACGCAAAATAATAATGGCGGGCTATTAGCTATCACTGCAAATAAGGGTTTACAACTCAATGGAGCCGGTAATTATACACTTACTAATGTTAATAACGATATAGCTACCTTGGCCGCTAAAAATACCGGCAATATCAGCTTTCAAGATACGAATGGGTTTGTGGTCGGTACGGTAGGAACCATTACCGGGATTACAACCGCTACTACCAAAAATATCACCCTAACATCTGGTGGGGAGGTAACCCAAACTCAGAAGATTGTTACTGGCGGGTTAGAACTCACAGGAACGGGAGGAACCTACACTTTAACCAATACAGGTAATAACATTGTAACCCTAGCCGCAGACACTCAAAATAACCTCAGTTTTACGGATAGGAACGGTTTAATTATTGGCACAGTAGGGACAACCAATGGCATCACAGCTACTAACAAAAATGTAACCTTAACCGTCAATGCTGGGACTCTCACTCAAACTAAGGCAATTACGGCCAGCGGCTTAGAATTAAAAGGCAATGGCACTTTTACCCTAACTAATGCAAATAATGATGTCACCACATTAGCCGCCAATGTAGGTAACCCCCTCAGTTTCACTGACCAAAATACATTAACTATTGGTACAGTTAATACTACTAATGGTATTACTACCAGCAACGATGCGGTTACGCTGAAAACTGGTGACTTATTAACAATTAACAAAGCCATTGCTGTAGGAAATCAGAAGGTCAGCATTGAAAGTGCTGGAGTTACTCAAGGAACCGATGGCAAAATTACCGGGAGTGGCTTGCGTTTGCTTGGTACAGGTACATTCAATTTGAATAATACGGCGAATAATATCGCTCTCCTGGCCGCTAATGTTACTGGTTCGCTTACTTATGTAGATGCTAACGTGATGGCAATTGATACCGTTCTCGGAACCACCGGAGTTAAAACCAATAATAATTCCATCAATATCAGCACGGTTAATGGTAATTTAACCCTGAGTAACTTAACAGGGAATAAAGTTGATGCAGGTACGGGTACCGTAAATCTAACTGCGGGTGGTAATAGCATTTTTACCAATAATGCCAAAGCGAGCGTGATTGGTTCAGGCGGAGTCACAATTACTGCTAATAGAATGACCTTGAATACTGGTAGCACAATTAACAGTGGTATAAATATCACAACCTTACAACCAAATACCGCAGGACGCTTAATCAACTTAGGTGGGGCAGATGTGGCCGCAACGACTTTAGGACTAACTTCAGCAGAATTAAATACAGTCACCGCTGGAACATTACGGGTGGGGAAAAATGATGCTGGTAATATCACTGTTTCCGCCGCCATCGCTCCTGCTGGTACAAATACTTTAACTTTAATCACCAATGGCACCGTCACGCAAAATGCTGGTGCAACTATCACCGAAACTAATTTAGCCATCAAAGCGGGTGGTAATATCACCCTCAATCAAAATAATCAAATTACTAATTTTGCCGCCAGCACCACTGGTAATGTTACGTTGAATGACTTAGGTGGGTTAAATGTTGATACGATTGATGGCGTGAATGGTTTAGTCACAACACCCGTTAATGTTGATTTGAAGACTACGGGAAATATCACCCAATCTGCTGGTGCTGATATTATTACCTCTGGGTTGACCACCCTTGATGCAGGCACAGGGAATATCACGCTCAATAATACTTCTAATAACTTCACGAACTTAAAAATTGCGAATTCTAATAATGCAGTATTTACTAACTTAATTGGGTTGAACATCCAGGGCATTAATACAACGGGTGATGTCACAATCAATCCTGGTGGTGCAGTGACCCAAACTGGAGCGATTATTGCTAATACCTTAAATTTGCAAAGTCCGGGATTTGGCTATACTTTGGATAATGCTAGTAATAATATTGTCACCCTGAATAGTAATAATACGGGAACAATAACCTACACTGATGTCAATGATTTTAGCGTAGGAAACTTAACCACTAATAATGCCAATGTCACCCTCAATGCTCCCAACGTTAATGCCATTACTTTCACGGGGAATGTGAATGTTAGCACCGGCAATTTAGCAGTTACCAGTGGCACTATCAATCAAACTGGCGGTAGTATCATAGTTAATGGTACTGCTAACTTCACGAGTACCAAAGCAAATACTGGTAATGTTATTGCCAAAAATACTACAGCTACTCAATTAGGTAATTCTGTAATTGGTGGTGATTTCACCCTTACTTCCACCGGTAATGTTACCCAATCAGGTTCATTGAAAGTTGCTGGTATAACGACTATTACCGCTCCCAATGGTCTGAGCGATTTAACTGATCCAGGTAATTTATTGCCGAGTGTTTTCTCGCCAGCTACAGGTGATTTAACTGTTACCGGGATAGGGACAGTAGATTTACCCACCAAAAGCATCACAGGTGATTTAACAGTAACATCCAATGCAACAGGTAGTGGATTCGCTAGTATTTTCAGCGATTCTGCGATTCAGTTAAATCAAAATAATAATTTTACTGGCACGGTTAGTTTTAATACGCAAACTGCCGCTATAGGCTCCTTATCCGGTACGCCTGCAATTACTCAATCCGGCGTGCAAACAGTGGGTGGTACAAGTACATTTAATGCAGTGAATGGGACGATTGATCTAAATCTGAATAACCAACTTACAGGCGCAGTTACCTTAAATACAGGTGTGGGTGGTGGGAATATCACATTCAAAAACGATCAAGCTATTGTGATTACTGGTGCAACAACTGCGGCGAATTTGAATATAGTTACTAATGGTAATCTCACTCAAATTGGCACAATTACCGCAGGAGGAATTAGCACATTCAATGCGGGAACAAATGATATTACCTTGAATTTAGGCAATGACTTTAACACGTTAGAATTGATTGGAAATAATGCTAAAATTACTGATACCAATGGATTTGTGATAACTGGAGCAAATATCACTAATATACTCAGTTTAACCGCCGGTGATACGGTTACTCAATCTGGGGCAATTAATGCTAATGGGCTGGCTTTATTGGGCAGTGGTAAATTTACACTCAATAATCCTGGTAATACAATTACTACTATCGCTGCTGATACAAAAAATGATATTAGTTTTGTAAATAGTAAAACTCTTACAGTAGGTACAGTCAATCCCACCGGAATTACCACCACGGGTACAGTATTGTTACAAGCACTTCAGGGAGATATTATTCTCGACAACTCTGTGACTTCTACGGCTACAAAAAATGCAATTACCCTAGTGGCGGATGATGATTTTATCAATAATGCAGGTAAAGCGGCTTTATCAGCAGTGAATGGCCGTTGGCTAGTTTATGCCACCAGTCCCCAAGACAATAAAAATGGTGGCTTGACCGGGGCAGAACAGTTCAATACCCCGTTTCCACAACCTGCCTTATTTATTGGTAATGGCTTCCTATACAGAGATAAGGCACCTTTTGTTCCTGGATTGCCGAATGAATTGAATGAACCGATAACCTTTACCCTCAATTTTAATGACCGAGAATGGCGAGACTTGACCGAATTTTCTGAGCAATCGGCATTGGTCGAATCACTCGTTTGTACCAGCGATACGGCTTTAGCTAATGCTTCCGATGCAACCCTGATAATTCTTGACCGATCCATCAATCCTTTGGCATTCACCCAGCGGGTATTTTTCGCCAATGATGGTTTGCCCTCATGTGATGCGGGCAATCAAGCCTCTAACTAA
- a CDS encoding alpha/beta hydrolase, which translates to MSIYLEPEAQAFAEATAQPPYLFELEPHQGRKIVDEVQSSPVSKPLVKIEDIVIPVDAQNQVPVRVIAPPDATDDLPVIVYIHGAGWVFGNAHTHDRLMRELAVGVPAKVIFPEYSLSPEAKYPTAIEENYTVLQWAAAQTAQRLAVAGDSVGGNMAIALTLMAKQRGGAQIDQQLLFYPVTDAAFETPSYEQFATGYFLQREAMRWFWEQYTTDPQQRAEITASPLRATLEQLQGLPPALVITAEADVLRDEGEAYANRLRQAGVRVTAARFQGTIHDFVMLNALAETTATRGAMALAIRWLQAGLWV; encoded by the coding sequence ATGTCTATTTATCTGGAGCCGGAAGCCCAAGCATTTGCGGAAGCCACTGCCCAGCCTCCCTATCTATTTGAATTGGAGCCGCACCAAGGGCGAAAAATTGTAGATGAAGTCCAATCATCCCCGGTGAGTAAACCATTAGTAAAAATTGAAGATATTGTTATTCCGGTTGACGCACAAAACCAGGTGCCAGTGCGGGTCATTGCCCCACCCGATGCGACCGATGATTTGCCGGTGATTGTGTATATTCATGGGGCAGGTTGGGTGTTTGGCAATGCCCATACCCATGACCGGCTGATGCGAGAATTGGCGGTCGGTGTCCCTGCAAAAGTTATTTTTCCTGAATATAGTTTGTCCCCTGAGGCGAAATATCCCACCGCCATCGAAGAAAATTATACAGTTCTGCAATGGGCGGCGGCGCAGACAGCCCAGCGTTTGGCGGTGGCGGGGGACAGTGTGGGGGGTAATATGGCGATTGCCCTAACCTTGATGGCGAAGCAACGGGGTGGGGCACAGATTGACCAGCAACTTTTGTTTTATCCCGTCACCGATGCCGCCTTTGAAACCCCATCCTACGAGCAGTTTGCCACGGGTTATTTCCTGCAACGGGAGGCCATGCGCTGGTTTTGGGAGCAGTACACCACCGACCCCCAGCAACGGGCGGAAATTACCGCTTCCCCCCTGCGGGCGACCCTGGAACAGTTACAGGGTTTACCCCCGGCTTTGGTCATCACGGCGGAGGCGGATGTACTCCGGGATGAGGGAGAAGCCTATGCAAATCGCTTGCGACAGGCGGGAGTGCGGGTGACAGCGGCTCGGTTTCAGGGCACCATCCATGATTTTGTGATGCTGAATGCCCTGGCAGAAACAACGGCAACACGGGGGGCAATGGCTTTAGCAATTCGTTGGTTGCAGGCCGGATTGTGGGTCTAG
- the asnS gene encoding asparagine--tRNA ligase — protein MQATRIGELLTQTALDTPVLAQGWVRTRRELKDLCFLELNDGSCLANLQVLVPKESPLYDRAAGLHTGAALGVNGLLVASPAQGQRVELQAQALTIYGDADPNSYPLQKKRHSFEFLRTIAHLRPRTNSFGAVLRIRNHCAMAIHQFFQERGFVWMHTPILTASDCEGAGELFTVTGFNLNHLPRNDQGAVDFGQDFFGRPAYLTVSGQLEAEIMASALSKVYTFGPTFRAENSNTSRHLAEFWMIEPEMAFCDLAGDMDLAEAFLQYVFNYVLETGIADLEFCQQRIDATILETAHNIIQQSFARMSYTEAIEQLQKSGKTFTYPVEWGLDLQSEHERYLAEELCKKPVIVYDYPTQIKAFYMRLNQDETTVAAMDVLVPRVGELIGGSQREERHDVLLKRLQNQGLDPAVYWWYLDLRRYGTVPHAGFGLGFERLIQFMTGMGNIRDVIPFPRTPDGIDF, from the coding sequence ATGCAGGCCACCCGGATTGGCGAATTACTCACTCAAACTGCCCTGGATACCCCGGTGCTGGCGCAGGGCTGGGTACGCACCCGGCGGGAGTTGAAGGATTTATGCTTCCTGGAACTCAACGATGGCAGTTGTCTCGCCAATTTACAGGTGCTTGTCCCCAAGGAATCCCCTTTGTATGACCGAGCCGCCGGGTTGCACACGGGGGCAGCGCTTGGGGTCAATGGCCTGCTGGTGGCTTCCCCCGCCCAGGGGCAACGGGTGGAATTGCAAGCCCAAGCGTTGACAATCTACGGTGACGCTGACCCGAATAGCTATCCTTTACAAAAGAAACGTCATTCCTTTGAGTTTTTACGCACTATTGCCCACCTGCGCCCCCGCACCAATAGCTTTGGGGCAGTCCTGCGGATTCGCAACCACTGTGCGATGGCGATTCACCAGTTTTTCCAGGAACGGGGTTTTGTGTGGATGCACACCCCGATTTTGACCGCCAGCGACTGTGAGGGGGCGGGGGAACTGTTTACGGTCACCGGTTTTAATCTCAATCATCTGCCCCGCAATGACCAGGGGGCGGTGGATTTTGGGCAAGACTTTTTTGGCCGTCCGGCTTATCTGACGGTCAGTGGGCAATTGGAAGCGGAAATCATGGCGAGTGCCCTGAGCAAAGTCTATACTTTTGGCCCCACATTTCGGGCGGAAAATTCCAATACGTCCCGGCATTTAGCAGAATTTTGGATGATTGAGCCGGAGATGGCCTTTTGTGATTTGGCCGGGGATATGGATTTGGCTGAAGCCTTTTTGCAGTATGTATTTAACTATGTTTTAGAAACAGGTATCGCTGACCTAGAATTTTGCCAACAACGCATTGATGCCACCATTTTGGAGACGGCGCACAATATCATCCAACAATCCTTTGCCCGGATGAGTTATACCGAAGCGATTGAGCAATTACAAAAATCAGGAAAAACCTTTACCTATCCCGTAGAATGGGGGCTGGATTTACAATCGGAACATGAGCGTTATTTGGCAGAAGAATTATGTAAAAAACCGGTAATTGTTTACGATTATCCCACCCAAATAAAAGCCTTTTATATGCGATTAAATCAGGATGAAACCACCGTAGCGGCGATGGATGTGCTGGTGCCACGGGTAGGTGAACTAATTGGCGGTTCCCAACGGGAGGAACGCCATGATGTATTGCTAAAACGTTTACAAAATCAAGGTTTAGACCCGGCGGTCTATTGGTGGTATTTGGATTTGCGCCGTTATGGTACAGTACCCCATGCGGGTTTTGGTTTGGGGTTTGAACGTTTGATTCAGTTTATGACCGGTATGGGCAATATCCGGGATGTGATTCCCTTTCCCCGTACCCCGGATGGCATTGATTTTTAG
- a CDS encoding S1C family serine protease — MKASTLLLPLLTMTLATATPMIAPSWAQTRFQGDEQVNIQVYQKASPAVVTIRTNGGNGSGSIISPDGLVLTGEHVISGSRTVQVTTSTGARYNARVIATNRQRDLALLRLENVQGRLATLPLANREGIQVGQRVFAIGSPFGLSGTYTTGILSRIATNGDLQTDAAINPGNSGGPLLNSRGELIGVNRAILSPGSSGGNIGIGFATSVLNAQEFIAQNRNNSAPALAAEPRPNRPNVPNPQGVRLGVALDPETLTVREVEPNSPAQVIGLRPGDRLLAVNGRPLEDPEELRAFLERRPRAMVLTVARQGRVANVLVRF; from the coding sequence ATGAAAGCCTCCACACTACTGCTTCCCCTGCTCACCATGACCTTGGCGACCGCCACCCCCATGATTGCCCCCAGTTGGGCGCAAACCCGCTTCCAGGGGGATGAGCAGGTCAATATTCAAGTTTATCAAAAGGCCAGTCCGGCGGTGGTGACCATCCGCACCAATGGCGGCAATGGTTCTGGTAGCATTATTAGCCCCGATGGTTTGGTACTGACCGGGGAACACGTCATCAGTGGGTCTCGCACGGTGCAAGTGACGACCAGTACGGGTGCCCGCTACAATGCACGGGTGATTGCCACCAACCGCCAGCGGGATTTGGCATTACTCCGGTTAGAAAATGTGCAAGGCCGGTTAGCCACCCTGCCCCTCGCCAACCGGGAGGGGATTCAGGTGGGGCAACGGGTGTTTGCCATTGGTAGCCCCTTTGGTTTGTCTGGTACCTATACCACGGGCATTCTCAGCCGGATTGCTACGAACGGGGATTTACAAACCGATGCGGCCATCAACCCCGGCAACTCCGGGGGGCCTTTGCTCAACTCCCGGGGCGAACTGATCGGGGTAAACCGAGCGATTTTGAGTCCCGGCAGTAGCGGCGGCAATATCGGCATTGGCTTTGCCACCAGCGTCTTGAATGCCCAGGAATTCATCGCCCAAAACCGCAACAATTCTGCCCCAGCCCTTGCCGCCGAACCCCGCCCCAATCGCCCCAATGTTCCCAATCCCCAGGGGGTGCGTCTGGGGGTAGCGCTTGACCCGGAAACCCTGACCGTGCGGGAGGTAGAACCCAATTCCCCGGCGCAGGTGATTGGCCTCCGCCCCGGCGACCGGCTGCTGGCCGTAAATGGCCGTCCCCTGGAAGACCCGGAAGAATTGCGGGCATTTCTGGAGCGGCGACCCCGGGCGATGGTGCTGACCGTGGCGCGCCAGGGACGGGTGGCTAATGTGTTGGTACGGTTTTAG
- a CDS encoding ATP-dependent DNA helicase, translating to MNIVHCTRMLEVEVHQRLRSLLRTEGIPPWPHHLTLARLVTRALRLGPSAVMEIGGLAGVQGHYRVGYLAAALLWPGAVVLVAPADIQRRWLQVELPRLRVWLQVDKPLYREQAPAGCTDGLLLLTPQRWLQELLTPASPLAQLPTLIDGLDDLEQWAETVLTQSRSPQDWDEWVWAQPPCAELIRETQIALTHSLLSHPPNPYEQWLLSETEQNWLQAVWPPPSPPGWVRWATLERHLAQFTLHCSPLWALAELASHWPQRPWVGLGLALGHLSLPGVTRFRFAPHPRDEVLHLYAPAHLPPPNHAGFYQAICQELHRLLPLAQGLVVILVEEQPLQTQLTVALAAEFGSRVQRERTALEENGILVTGWRFWQSHQERLPAPSLLVIPLLPIPPREQPLVTARIDSLRHQGRDWFREYLLPHTLAQLQRTVAPLRGGRVALLDSRVCHRSYGAQILTALEPVIRYSRLAAFGSG from the coding sequence ATGAACATAGTTCACTGTACCCGAATGCTGGAAGTCGAAGTCCATCAACGCCTGCGGTCTTTGCTCCGCACCGAGGGCATTCCCCCCTGGCCGCACCATTTGACCCTGGCGCGCCTGGTGACCCGTGCCCTGCGCTTGGGGCCGAGTGCCGTCATGGAAATCGGCGGCTTGGCCGGGGTGCAGGGGCATTACCGGGTGGGGTATCTGGCGGCGGCTTTATTATGGCCGGGAGCGGTGGTATTGGTGGCTCCCGCCGACATCCAACGCCGGTGGTTACAGGTGGAATTGCCCCGTTTGCGGGTTTGGTTGCAAGTAGATAAACCCCTTTACCGGGAACAGGCACCGGCGGGATGCACCGATGGCCTGCTGTTGCTTACCCCCCAGCGGTGGTTGCAGGAATTATTAACCCCGGCCTCACCCCTGGCCCAATTACCCACCCTTATTGATGGCCTGGATGACCTGGAGCAATGGGCAGAAACCGTTTTGACCCAGAGTCGCTCTCCCCAGGACTGGGATGAATGGGTATGGGCGCAACCCCCGTGCGCCGAACTGATCCGGGAAACTCAAATCGCCCTGACCCACTCCCTGCTCAGCCATCCCCCCAACCCCTACGAACAGTGGTTATTGAGCGAAACGGAGCAAAACTGGTTGCAGGCGGTGTGGCCACCACCGTCCCCCCCCGGTTGGGTGCGTTGGGCGACCCTGGAGCGGCATCTCGCCCAATTTACCCTGCACTGCTCCCCCCTGTGGGCTTTAGCAGAATTGGCCTCCCACTGGCCCCAACGCCCTTGGGTGGGCTTGGGGTTGGCCTTGGGGCATCTCTCCTTGCCGGGGGTGACCCGGTTCCGGTTTGCCCCCCATCCCCGGGATGAGGTACTGCATTTGTACGCCCCTGCCCACCTGCCCCCGCCAAATCATGCTGGGTTTTACCAGGCCATCTGCCAGGAACTCCACCGGCTGTTGCCCCTTGCCCAGGGGTTGGTCGTTATTTTGGTGGAGGAACAACCCCTACAGACCCAACTCACGGTGGCCTTGGCGGCGGAATTTGGTTCGCGGGTACAACGGGAGCGGACTGCCCTGGAGGAAAACGGTATCCTAGTCACCGGTTGGCGGTTTTGGCAGAGCCACCAGGAACGCTTGCCTGCCCCTAGCCTGCTGGTGATTCCCCTATTGCCGATTCCCCCCCGGGAACAACCCCTGGTGACCGCCCGGATTGACAGCCTCCGCCACCAGGGACGGGATTGGTTCCGGGAATATCTCCTACCCCACACCCTGGCGCAACTGCAACGGACGGTGGCTCCCCTGCGGGGTGGCCGGGTTGCTCTGTTGGATAGCCGGGTCTGTCATCGCAGTTATGGGGCGCAAATTTTGACAGCCCTTGAACCCGTGATCCGCTATTCCCGGTTGGCCGCCTTTGGGTCAGGTTAA